The following coding sequences lie in one Methylotenera versatilis 301 genomic window:
- the dapF gene encoding diaminopimelate epimerase has translation MNLHFTKMQGAGNDFIVINGIDQPFQLTAEQIQTLAHRQFGIGFDQLLLVETSKVADFKYRIFNADGSEVAQCGNGARCFVRFVVDQKLSNKHEISVETASGIITPKLENNGLVTVNMGAPRLSPSEVPFIADAAANSYVLEVADQQITISAVSMGNPHAVQIVDDVEIAPVVALGSQIEVHPRFPERVNAGFMQIIDEHHIKLRVFERGSGETLACGTGACAAVVAGIQLGRLQSPVKVSARGGELHIAWQGGNSPVMMTGPAVAVFTGNIEI, from the coding sequence ATGAATTTACACTTTACAAAAATGCAAGGCGCGGGCAATGACTTTATCGTTATTAACGGCATTGATCAGCCATTTCAGCTCACAGCCGAGCAAATCCAAACTTTGGCGCATCGTCAATTTGGCATTGGGTTTGACCAGCTTCTATTAGTCGAAACGTCTAAAGTTGCCGATTTTAAATACCGTATTTTTAATGCTGACGGCAGTGAAGTTGCACAATGCGGCAATGGTGCGCGCTGTTTTGTACGCTTTGTTGTAGACCAGAAATTAAGTAACAAACATGAAATTAGTGTGGAAACCGCCAGCGGCATTATTACGCCAAAATTGGAAAATAATGGCTTAGTCACCGTGAATATGGGTGCACCTAGATTGTCACCAAGCGAAGTCCCTTTCATTGCTGATGCAGCTGCCAATAGCTATGTGTTAGAAGTGGCCGATCAACAAATCACCATTTCAGCAGTTTCTATGGGCAATCCACATGCCGTACAAATTGTAGATGATGTGGAGATTGCACCAGTGGTCGCCCTTGGTAGTCAAATTGAAGTGCACCCACGCTTTCCTGAGCGCGTGAATGCTGGGTTTATGCAGATTATTGATGAGCACCATATCAAACTAAGAGTATTTGAACGTGGTAGTGGCGAAACACTTGCTTGTGGCACGGGCGCTTGCGCAGCCGTAGTTGCGGGCATCCAATTAGGGCGATTACAATCACCAGTCAAAGTATCTGCCCGTGGTGGGGAGTTGCATATTGCTTGGCAAGGCGGGAACTCCCCCGTCATGATGACAGGTCCAGCTGTGGCTGTATTCACCGGCAACATCGAAATATAA
- the metK gene encoding methionine adenosyltransferase, with protein sequence MNEYLFTSESVSEGHPDKLADQVSDSILDAILTQDPTARVAAETLANTGLIVLAGEITTTANVDYIKVARDAIKRIGYDNTEYGIDYKGCAVLVAYDKQSPDIAQGVDGAHDDPLDQGAGDQGLMFGYAVDETPQLMPLPIWLSHRLMERQAQLRKDGRLPWLRPDAKSQVTIKYVDGKPSAIDTVVVSTQHAPEMTLEAIREAVIEEIIKPVLPKELIKGEIKYLVNPTGRFVIGGPQGDCGLTGRKIIVDTYGGAAPHGGGAFSGKDPSKVDRSAAYAGRYVAKNIVAAGLASRCLVQVSYAIGVAQPTSVMVETYGTGKVSNEVLTALVREHFDLRPKGIVKMLDLLRPIYAKTAAYGHFGRDEPEFTWEAIDKAAALKASI encoded by the coding sequence ATGAACGAATATCTTTTTACTTCAGAATCTGTTTCTGAAGGTCACCCAGACAAACTCGCAGACCAAGTATCAGACAGCATTTTAGATGCTATTTTAACCCAAGACCCAACTGCCCGTGTAGCGGCAGAAACCCTAGCTAATACTGGTCTAATTGTACTAGCAGGTGAAATTACCACAACAGCGAATGTTGACTATATCAAAGTCGCACGTGATGCGATTAAACGCATCGGCTACGACAACACAGAGTACGGTATCGACTATAAAGGTTGTGCAGTATTAGTGGCTTACGACAAACAATCGCCAGACATCGCACAAGGTGTGGATGGTGCACATGATGACCCACTAGACCAAGGTGCAGGTGACCAAGGCTTAATGTTTGGTTATGCAGTGGATGAAACCCCACAATTAATGCCATTGCCAATTTGGTTGAGCCATCGTTTGATGGAGCGCCAAGCGCAGTTGCGCAAAGATGGTCGTTTGCCATGGTTACGTCCTGATGCTAAATCGCAAGTGACCATTAAGTATGTAGATGGCAAACCGAGTGCAATCGACACAGTAGTCGTGTCAACACAACATGCGCCTGAAATGACTTTAGAAGCCATTCGTGAAGCGGTGATTGAAGAAATCATCAAGCCCGTATTGCCAAAAGAGCTCATCAAAGGTGAGATTAAATACTTAGTGAATCCTACGGGTCGCTTTGTGATTGGTGGTCCACAAGGTGATTGCGGCTTAACAGGCCGTAAAATCATTGTAGACACATACGGTGGTGCAGCTCCTCACGGCGGCGGTGCTTTCTCTGGTAAAGATCCATCAAAAGTTGACCGTAGCGCTGCTTATGCAGGCCGCTATGTAGCTAAAAATATTGTCGCTGCTGGGCTAGCATCACGTTGCTTGGTGCAGGTTTCTTACGCGATTGGTGTTGCACAGCCAACTAGCGTGATGGTGGAAACATACGGTACTGGCAAGGTCAGCAATGAAGTATTGACTGCATTGGTGCGTGAGCATTTTGATTTACGTCCGAAAGGTATCGTAAAAATGCTTGATTTGCTCCGTCCAATTTACGCCAAAACAGCTGCTTACGGTCACTTTGGCCGTGATGAGCCAGAATTCACCTGGGAAGCGATTGATAAAGCAGCGGCGTTAAAGGCTTCCATTTAA
- a CDS encoding HD-GYP domain-containing protein, translating to MLKVVSTKQVRLGMFIQELKGAWIDHPFWKKAFKLEDPSDLKKLQASVIKEVVIDTSKGLDVEELNELVKSATPPAVENSVELVVTPTPPPKPKQISIAQEQAQAKKVINASKKAVASMFHDVRMGKAVNVEAAMQMVDEIASSVDRNLGALISLVRLKNKDEYTYMHSVAVCALMVALAKELGLSQVETKKAGLAGLLHDLGKAAIPSEILNKPGALTEDEFTLVKLHPERGYELLLKANITDEVTLDVCLHHHEKVNGTGYPKKLKAEEISIFAKMGAVCDVYDAITSNRPYKDGWEPGVSLQRMAQWNGHFDEVVFKAFVKSVGIYPIGSMVKLKSGRLAVVIDQSPKSLLTPIVKVFFSTKSKSRINIELIDLSKPHEQDSIVGHEDPVLWGISDVHEIWS from the coding sequence ATGTTAAAAGTTGTTTCTACAAAACAAGTTCGATTAGGTATGTTTATCCAAGAGCTGAAAGGTGCTTGGATAGACCATCCTTTCTGGAAAAAAGCCTTCAAATTAGAAGATCCTTCTGATTTAAAAAAACTGCAAGCCAGCGTCATTAAAGAAGTAGTGATTGATACCTCCAAAGGCTTGGATGTTGAGGAGCTCAATGAGCTTGTAAAATCAGCAACTCCTCCCGCCGTAGAAAATTCTGTTGAACTCGTAGTTACTCCGACCCCACCACCAAAACCCAAACAAATTTCGATTGCACAAGAGCAAGCTCAAGCGAAGAAAGTGATTAACGCTTCTAAAAAAGCTGTTGCATCAATGTTTCACGACGTCCGTATGGGGAAAGCCGTTAATGTCGAAGCCGCCATGCAGATGGTTGACGAGATAGCCTCTTCAGTAGATAGAAATCTAGGCGCATTGATTAGCCTAGTACGCTTAAAAAACAAAGACGAATATACCTATATGCACTCAGTGGCAGTTTGCGCACTGATGGTGGCTTTGGCTAAAGAGCTAGGTTTGTCTCAAGTAGAAACTAAAAAAGCCGGTTTGGCAGGCTTGTTACATGATTTAGGCAAGGCCGCTATTCCTTCAGAGATCCTTAATAAGCCTGGTGCGCTGACAGAGGATGAGTTTACTTTAGTTAAACTGCATCCAGAGCGAGGATATGAACTTTTATTAAAAGCTAATATCACAGATGAGGTTACTTTAGATGTGTGCTTACACCATCACGAAAAGGTAAATGGCACTGGCTATCCTAAAAAACTAAAGGCTGAGGAAATCAGTATTTTTGCCAAAATGGGCGCTGTGTGTGATGTCTACGATGCAATTACATCTAACCGACCATACAAAGACGGTTGGGAGCCGGGCGTTTCATTGCAGCGCATGGCGCAATGGAATGGGCATTTTGATGAGGTGGTCTTTAAGGCATTTGTTAAGAGTGTGGGTATATATCCAATAGGCTCTATGGTTAAGCTCAAGTCTGGGCGATTGGCTGTAGTGATTGATCAAAGCCCAAAGTCACTGTTAACACCTATTGTAAAAGTATTTTTCTCAACAAAATCCAAATCACGTATCAATATTGAGTTGATAGATTTATCCAAACCCCATGAGCAAGACTCTATTGTTGGTCATGAAGATCCCGTGCTTTGGGGGATTAGCGACGTCCATGAAATATGGAGCTAG